From Natranaerobius trueperi, one genomic window encodes:
- a CDS encoding FUSC family protein: MVIGPRVWKTGLAVTITLWIAELFSLEYPYLAVIATIISLQPTITDSLKKGWERIQATAIGVIIALAIMFVLESTPIFVGIAVILTILICLRYGWTESITLASVTVVIIMAGSRDDTFGYALQRSTVLPFVGIIIAVAINLLFSPPQYLEMVKKSLRDLNEGIELLMMRVINSFLTCENYSPEHIQQLVDKIYVLYEDAKEKFNMYQNERGYKKYFNGKKAAELSNLERVLEIMWLIAQRVIDIQNVTDERCGRISKIENPSTQYNDLLNSVQEFLFQTTALEKNLIENYLEPNENRKDIIERQIEEITTLRESLRERINDWQESHLGPTHIRSLIEIATLVYDLDQICNLLFKLKELQDK, encoded by the coding sequence TTGGTAATTGGACCGAGAGTATGGAAAACAGGTTTAGCTGTTACTATAACTTTATGGATAGCAGAATTATTTAGTCTTGAATATCCTTACCTTGCAGTAATAGCTACTATAATTTCGTTACAGCCTACTATAACTGATTCACTAAAAAAAGGTTGGGAACGCATTCAGGCAACAGCTATTGGAGTAATAATTGCTTTAGCTATAATGTTTGTTTTAGAAAGTACTCCCATTTTCGTGGGGATAGCAGTAATACTTACAATTTTGATTTGTCTAAGATATGGATGGACAGAATCTATAACACTTGCAAGTGTTACAGTAGTTATTATCATGGCTGGTTCACGAGATGATACTTTTGGATACGCACTTCAACGAAGTACTGTTTTACCGTTTGTAGGCATTATCATAGCAGTAGCTATAAATTTACTGTTTTCACCACCACAGTACTTAGAAATGGTTAAAAAGAGTCTTCGGGATTTGAACGAAGGAATAGAATTATTAATGATGAGAGTCATAAATAGCTTCTTAACATGCGAAAATTATAGCCCTGAACATATACAACAATTAGTCGACAAAATTTACGTCTTGTATGAAGATGCGAAAGAAAAATTTAATATGTACCAAAATGAACGAGGCTACAAAAAGTACTTTAATGGAAAAAAAGCTGCAGAACTTAGTAATTTAGAACGTGTATTAGAAATTATGTGGTTAATTGCACAACGTGTTATAGATATACAAAACGTCACTGATGAACGTTGTGGTCGGATATCAAAAATAGAAAATCCTAGTACTCAGTACAATGACTTATTAAACTCTGTCCAAGAATTCTTATTTCAAACTACAGCATTGGAGAAAAATCTGATAGAAAATTATCTAGAACCAAATGAAAATAGAAAAGATATAATTGAAAGGCAAATTGAAGAAATTACTACATTAAGAGAAAGTTTAAGAGAACGTATTAATGATTGGCAAGAAAGTCATTTAGGACCTACGCACATTCGCTCTTTAATTGAAATAGCAACC
- the asnB gene encoding asparagine synthase (glutamine-hydrolyzing): MSGFAGILGEIPSEIRKNKVMKMLNVLEYRGENKEMITSFKNITMGINPFNNKLKSFEQNLRPYVNERKNLLLVGDVSIFNIQELRKYLNDRGHDLMTWDDEEIILHLFEEGGVDSLEMINGYYSFVIYDSNSDYIIGARDPFGVKPFYYHFNENDMIFSSELKGLLASGLVKKNVNINTLNLFLVLQYPPEPESMVENVYRLPGGHCIVYDGKVSKVSQFKNFEFGLKSNKLIKEEIPEKTRELFIKSIEDQLKTSNRPGAFLSSGIDSASVVANIKNLYEPDIPTFSAGFHSPRFDELEFIKKFVSDLGILNYQLIISTNTIKQNHDKFFWYLDEPVADPSAFGLYMVASLAKDHVDTVFSGEGADEFFGGYNIYQEPLALNKVKRVPRPFLNNTMKVLNLFPKHIKGKNFLKRALTPLSKRYYGNAYIFSPEEKDKLLVSNYRKSDALNNKFTPIYDEISSYDEVSAMQYIDMKTWMAGDIMVKADRMLSANSLKLCAPFLNQDLCEWAVNLPRQWRVSNKETKIALRKAMNTTLPKESSSRKKLGFPVPTDYWFDGEFLKWTKEILLSKESEQFFKITEIERLISEHESKTKLNGRKLWTILTFILWNHFVLKR; encoded by the coding sequence ATGAGTGGTTTTGCTGGAATTTTGGGTGAAATACCATCCGAGATTAGAAAAAATAAAGTTATGAAAATGCTTAATGTATTAGAATATCGTGGTGAAAATAAAGAAATGATAACGTCTTTTAAAAATATCACCATGGGAATTAATCCATTTAATAATAAACTAAAAAGCTTTGAGCAAAATCTTCGGCCTTATGTTAATGAGAGGAAAAACTTGTTATTAGTAGGTGATGTTAGTATATTTAATATTCAAGAATTAAGAAAATATTTAAATGATAGAGGTCATGATTTAATGACTTGGGATGATGAAGAAATTATATTACATTTATTTGAAGAAGGTGGCGTTGATTCTCTAGAAATGATAAATGGATATTACAGTTTTGTAATTTATGATAGTAACAGTGATTATATTATTGGTGCTAGAGATCCTTTTGGAGTTAAACCTTTTTATTATCATTTTAACGAAAATGATATGATTTTTTCCTCTGAACTAAAAGGCTTATTAGCTTCAGGTTTAGTTAAAAAAAATGTAAATATAAACACGTTAAACTTATTTTTAGTATTACAGTACCCCCCTGAGCCAGAAAGTATGGTTGAAAATGTTTATAGGCTTCCAGGAGGTCATTGTATAGTGTATGATGGTAAAGTGAGTAAAGTATCACAATTCAAAAATTTTGAATTTGGATTAAAAAGTAATAAGTTAATAAAAGAAGAAATACCAGAAAAAACAAGAGAGCTATTTATAAAAAGTATTGAAGATCAATTAAAGACTTCAAATCGGCCAGGGGCATTTTTATCTAGTGGGATAGATTCTGCATCTGTAGTTGCTAATATTAAAAATCTCTATGAACCAGATATTCCAACTTTTTCTGCTGGATTTCATTCACCTAGATTCGATGAGCTGGAATTTATTAAAAAGTTTGTCTCAGATTTGGGGATATTAAATTATCAATTAATTATTTCAACAAACACAATAAAACAAAATCATGATAAATTCTTCTGGTATTTAGATGAGCCTGTAGCAGATCCATCTGCATTTGGGTTGTATATGGTGGCAAGTTTAGCTAAAGATCATGTTGATACAGTTTTCTCTGGTGAAGGTGCAGATGAGTTCTTTGGAGGATATAATATATATCAAGAACCTCTTGCATTAAATAAGGTTAAACGAGTACCAAGGCCATTCTTAAATAATACTATGAAAGTATTAAACCTATTTCCAAAACATATTAAGGGAAAAAACTTTTTGAAACGAGCTCTTACACCTCTATCTAAAAGATATTATGGAAATGCTTATATTTTTTCTCCTGAAGAAAAAGATAAACTTTTAGTTTCTAACTACAGAAAATCAGATGCTCTTAATAACAAATTTACACCAATATATGATGAAATCAGCTCATATGATGAAGTGAGCGCAATGCAATATATTGATATGAAAACTTGGATGGCAGGAGATATCATGGTCAAAGCAGATAGGATGTTAAGTGCGAACTCTTTAAAACTTTGTGCACCATTTTTAAATCAAGATTTATGTGAATGGGCAGTTAATTTACCACGACAATGGCGTGTCTCTAATAAAGAAACAAAGATAGCCTTAAGAAAAGCAATGAACACAACACTTCCAAAAGAGAGTTCGAGTAGAAAAAAGCTTGGCTTTCCTGTCCCAACTGATTATTGGTTTGATGGAGAATTTCTTAAATGGACAAAGGAGATTTTATTATCGAAAGAGAGCGAACAGTTCTTCAAAATAACAGAAATAGAACGTTTGATATCAGAGCACGAATCTAAAACTAAATTAAATGGACGTAAATTATGGACTATTTTAACCTTTATTCTGTGGAATCATTTTGTCTTAAAAAGATAA
- the dprA gene encoding DNA-processing protein DprA produces MGLTLIPGLGAKGITKLIDHFGDAKKVWEADYLDLKSVGIRKDVVEKIIINKNKINLELEVEKVLKYNLNVLTYNNFPKLLQEIHNPPLLLYTKGNLELLQGFKLAVVGTRKITGYGIGVLNKIIPSLVGANVVIVSGLARGTDGKAHKLCLENEGKTIAVLGSSIDIIYPKEHNDLANNIQEKGLLISEFPPGTRPKKHHFPLRNRIISGLSKGVVVIEAPKKSGAIITAQLALEDNRDVFSVPGNITNPYSEGCNMLISEGAKLVTCTEDILNEY; encoded by the coding sequence ATGGGACTTACGCTTATTCCTGGTTTAGGAGCTAAAGGAATTACTAAATTAATTGATCATTTTGGGGATGCTAAGAAAGTTTGGGAGGCAGATTATCTAGACTTAAAATCTGTTGGTATTAGAAAAGATGTTGTTGAAAAAATAATTATAAATAAGAATAAGATTAATTTAGAATTAGAAGTGGAGAAAGTTCTTAAATATAATCTAAATGTATTAACTTATAATAATTTTCCTAAGCTTCTTCAAGAAATCCATAACCCGCCATTATTGTTATATACAAAAGGAAATCTTGAACTACTACAAGGGTTTAAATTAGCAGTAGTAGGTACTAGAAAAATAACCGGATATGGAATTGGTGTATTAAACAAGATTATCCCCTCTCTAGTAGGAGCTAATGTAGTAATAGTAAGTGGTTTAGCAAGAGGTACTGATGGAAAAGCTCATAAGCTTTGTCTAGAAAATGAGGGTAAAACTATAGCAGTATTAGGTAGTAGCATTGACATAATTTATCCAAAAGAACATAATGATTTAGCAAATAATATACAAGAAAAAGGACTTTTAATATCAGAATTTCCTCCAGGTACAAGACCTAAAAAACATCATTTCCCCCTTAGGAATAGGATAATAAGTGGTCTTTCTAAAGGAGTTGTAGTTATAGAAGCGCCTAAAAAGAGCGGAGCTATTATAACAGCACAATTGGCCCTTGAGGATAATCGTGATGTTTTTTCAGTACCAGGAAATATTACAAACCCGTATAGTGAGGGGTGTAATATGCTGATTTCAGAAGGTGCTAAATTAGTAACGTGTACAGAAGATATTTTGAATGAATACTAA